In Caldicellulosiruptor obsidiansis OB47, a single window of DNA contains:
- a CDS encoding N-terminal phage integrase SAM-like domain-containing protein has translation MKKDWLHTWLWEYKKQTLRHSTFKDYLCYIERHINSAIGHYKLKDLRLEYLQALYNTKYQEGLS, from the coding sequence ATGAAAAAAGACTGGCTTCATACTTGGCTTTGGGAATACAAAAAACAAACATTGCGACATTCAACGTTTAAAGATTATTTGTGCTATATAGAAAGACATATAAATTCTGCCATTGGTCATTATAAGCTAAAAGATTTGAGGCTTGAGTATCTTCAAGCTTTGTATAATACCAAATATCAAGAAGGTTTGAGTTAA
- a CDS encoding Uma2 family endonuclease — protein MKVRIPKVYTYADYLELPEDTRVELIDGVIYDMSPAPSRVHQEIVIELATLIKNYLKSSNKSCKLYTAPFDIVLIEEGQDEKQAINVVQPDISIICDKRKLTDKGCVGAPEMIIEVVSESNFSHDYIRKLNLYTQFKVKEYWIVNPNNQTILVYRLKDNEEDYLPPVAYTFNDKVKVGIFEDLIIDFAQIKEVL, from the coding sequence ATGAAAGTAAGGATACCTAAGGTTTATACCTATGCAGATTACCTTGAGCTGCCTGAAGACACAAGGGTAGAGCTTATTGATGGTGTTATTTATGATATGAGCCCTGCACCGTCAAGGGTACACCAGGAAATTGTAATAGAGCTTGCAACATTGATAAAAAATTATCTCAAATCTTCTAATAAGTCCTGCAAGTTATACACAGCTCCATTTGATATAGTCCTAATAGAGGAAGGACAGGATGAAAAACAGGCAATCAACGTTGTCCAGCCTGATATTTCAATTATTTGCGACAAGAGAAAGCTTACTGATAAAGGCTGTGTTGGAGCTCCTGAGATGATAATTGAGGTTGTGTCTGAAAGTAATTTTTCACATGATTATATTCGAAAACTCAATCTTTACACACAGTTTAAAGTCAAGGAATATTGGATTGTAAATCCAAACAACCAAACAATTTTGGTATACAGGCTCAAAGACAATGAAGAAGATTATTTGCCACCAGTAGCTTACACCTTCAATGACAAGGTCAAGGTTGGTATTTTTGAAGACCTTATAATAGACTTTGCTCAAATTAAAGAGGTGTTATAA
- a CDS encoding CoA-binding protein, which translates to MDSKTIESALGFKNWAVVGATPNKKKYGYMVFKKLKEKGYNVFAVNPLYDEIENNKVYKTLLDLEWKVDCVSMVIAPERGKKYIEQAAIVGAKYVWFQPGAESNELIELCKKNSIIPIYNACVLVALNHKK; encoded by the coding sequence ATGGACTCAAAAACTATTGAGTCAGCCTTGGGTTTTAAAAACTGGGCTGTGGTTGGTGCAACACCAAACAAGAAAAAATATGGATACATGGTCTTCAAAAAACTTAAAGAGAAAGGTTACAATGTGTTTGCTGTAAATCCTTTGTACGATGAGATTGAGAATAACAAGGTATACAAAACGCTGTTGGATTTAGAATGGAAAGTAGATTGTGTGAGTATGGTTATTGCACCAGAAAGAGGAAAGAAGTATATTGAACAAGCAGCCATAGTAGGAGCAAAGTATGTTTGGTTTCAGCCAGGAGCTGAAAGCAATGAGCTTATTGAGCTATGTAAGAAGAATAGTATAATTCCAATTTACAACGCATGTGTTTTGGTTGCGTTAAACCACAAAAAATAA
- a CDS encoding DUF4363 family protein: MKVWVTVVCFVILIVMFTLISTLLILGATNKIENDLSGLYENVVKNNYNLARSNYLDIVKKWNEYKKSWAMLIEHQEIDKIDEELTKIKEYLFEQDKTLLLSEISLLKFYVSHVREMILLKIENIF, from the coding sequence GTGAAGGTATGGGTGACAGTGGTTTGCTTTGTTATCTTAATAGTTATGTTTACACTAATTTCAACCCTGCTAATATTAGGTGCTACTAATAAGATTGAAAATGACCTGTCTGGCTTGTATGAAAATGTTGTTAAAAACAATTACAATCTCGCAAGGTCAAACTACTTGGATATTGTGAAGAAATGGAATGAATACAAAAAAAGTTGGGCTATGTTGATTGAACATCAAGAAATAGACAAGATAGATGAAGAGCTCACGAAAATAAAAGAATATCTCTTCGAACAAGATAAAACTCTTTTGCTTAGCGAAATAAGTCTTCTTAAATTTTATGTTAGTCATGTCAGAGAGATGATTTTACTCAAGATTGAAAATATTTTTTAA
- a CDS encoding YetF domain-containing protein, with translation MVITIFIRTLILYVLVVLVMRLMGKRQMGELQPFELVITIMISELAAVPMQNTGVPLINGIIPILTLLFLQTLITFGSLKSDFIKRLVCGSPTILIAKGKILEDALRKTQYSLNDLMEQLRIKGFFNIHDIEYAILETDGDISVIPKSQKRYVTPADLGIPTKYEGIPVSVIVDGKVKEESLKYVNLTLEQVLTEIRKRGIDNIQDVFLACIDPEGNWFVQKRR, from the coding sequence ATGGTTATAACCATTTTTATTAGAACGTTAATCTTATATGTGCTGGTTGTATTGGTTATGAGACTTATGGGAAAAAGACAGATGGGTGAACTTCAACCATTTGAACTTGTCATTACAATAATGATTTCTGAACTTGCAGCTGTTCCAATGCAAAACACCGGTGTCCCTCTTATAAACGGTATCATTCCTATTTTAACCCTTTTATTTTTACAAACGTTAATTACATTTGGAAGTTTGAAATCTGATTTTATAAAAAGACTTGTATGTGGAAGCCCTACTATTTTAATAGCAAAAGGTAAAATTTTAGAAGATGCACTCAGAAAAACACAGTATAGCTTGAATGACCTTATGGAACAACTAAGAATAAAAGGATTTTTCAATATTCATGATATAGAGTATGCCATACTGGAAACCGATGGAGATATTTCGGTGATTCCAAAGTCGCAGAAAAGATATGTTACACCTGCTGATTTGGGAATACCAACAAAATATGAAGGAATTCCAGTAAGTGTTATAGTCGATGGCAAGGTAAAAGAAGAGTCTTTGAAATATGTCAATTTAACATTAGAACAGGTGCTTACCGAAATTAGAAAAAGAGGGATAGATAATATACAGGATGTTTTTCTTGCCTGCATTGATCCTGAGGGCAATTGGTTTGTTCAAAAAAGGAGGTAA
- a CDS encoding phenylacetate--CoA ligase family protein, whose product MESVEMRESVNELFLNQIENVFKNSPFYQRKFREAGISLNDINDLEDIKRLPFTTKEELREAYPLGLMATDEKKIVRIHSSSGTTGMPVIIPYTQKDVDDWKEMMKRCYQFAGITELDRIQITPGYGLWTAGIGFQLGAEFLGAMTIPMGPGNTEKQLQMMVDLKSTVIVATSSYALLLAEEVTRRGLKDKIHLRVGIFGSERWGEKQRKTIEEYLGIESFDIYGLTEIYGPGIAIDCKEHTGLHYFDDFLYFEIIDPQTGENVPDGEFGELVITTLKKEGAPLIRYRTRDITRKIPGECPCGSKYPRIDRIVGRTDDMVKVKGVNIFPAQIDTFLKDIKGVGSEYQVIIERIDYRDKLTLKVEVEDEYFISEMKELISHEFKNKIGVSPEVVLCRIGELPRSEKKTKRIFDLRG is encoded by the coding sequence ATGGAAAGTGTTGAGATGAGAGAAAGTGTAAATGAACTTTTTTTGAACCAGATCGAAAATGTTTTTAAAAATAGCCCATTTTATCAAAGAAAGTTCAGGGAAGCAGGGATAAGCCTTAATGATATAAATGATTTAGAAGATATTAAAAGACTTCCATTTACAACCAAAGAAGAATTGAGAGAGGCTTATCCGTTAGGGCTTATGGCTACAGATGAAAAGAAGATTGTAAGAATCCACTCTTCTTCAGGTACAACAGGAATGCCAGTAATTATTCCTTATACTCAAAAAGACGTTGATGACTGGAAGGAAATGATGAAAAGGTGTTATCAGTTTGCAGGTATTACAGAGCTTGATAGAATTCAGATAACTCCTGGGTATGGGCTGTGGACAGCAGGTATTGGGTTTCAGCTTGGTGCAGAGTTTCTTGGTGCGATGACAATTCCTATGGGACCAGGGAATACAGAAAAACAGCTTCAAATGATGGTGGATTTAAAGTCAACAGTAATTGTTGCAACTTCATCTTATGCTCTTTTGCTTGCTGAAGAGGTAACCAGAAGAGGGTTAAAAGACAAGATACATTTGAGAGTTGGAATATTTGGATCTGAAAGATGGGGAGAAAAACAGCGAAAAACTATTGAGGAGTATCTGGGTATAGAGAGTTTTGATATTTATGGGCTAACAGAGATTTACGGACCGGGAATTGCGATAGATTGCAAAGAACATACAGGTCTTCATTATTTTGATGATTTTCTGTATTTTGAAATAATTGACCCTCAAACAGGCGAAAATGTACCTGATGGAGAGTTTGGTGAACTTGTCATTACTACCTTGAAAAAAGAAGGTGCTCCCCTTATAAGATACAGAACAAGGGATATTACACGAAAAATTCCAGGTGAATGTCCATGTGGTTCTAAGTATCCACGAATTGACAGAATTGTTGGCAGAACTGATGATATGGTAAAGGTCAAAGGTGTTAATATCTTCCCTGCTCAGATAGACACATTTTTGAAGGATATAAAGGGTGTTGGAAGTGAATATCAGGTAATTATAGAAAGGATTGATTACAGGGATAAACTTACATTAAAAGTTGAAGTTGAAGATGAATATTTTATTTCTGAGATGAAAGAGTTAATTTCTCATGAGTTTAAAAATAAGATAGGAGTATCACCTGAAGTTGTATTGTGTAGGATAGGTGAACTTCCTCGTAGTGAAAAGAAGACCAAACGAATATTTGATTTGAGAGGCTGA
- a CDS encoding 2-oxoacid:acceptor oxidoreductase family protein, whose product MINIIIAGTGGQGNILLSRVVCQLFMNKGFDVKSAENIGMSQRGGSVVSYIRAGEDVGPIIPDGKADVLIGLELCEAARNVSKINKDSVVVLNDRFIRPKSSDLKKSQIVKFFVENYPKLRIFKVHDIVIELNIPKAENIAMLALVCKYGILPFSKEEILKALEQVLSSKMYEINKILVENIYERY is encoded by the coding sequence ATGATTAATATCATAATTGCCGGAACAGGTGGGCAGGGAAATATTCTTCTTTCAAGAGTGGTTTGTCAGCTTTTTATGAATAAAGGTTTTGATGTAAAATCAGCAGAGAATATTGGAATGAGCCAGCGGGGCGGCTCTGTTGTAAGTTATATAAGGGCAGGAGAAGATGTAGGACCAATTATACCGGATGGTAAGGCTGATGTTTTAATTGGGCTTGAGTTGTGTGAAGCTGCAAGGAATGTTAGTAAAATTAATAAAGATTCTGTAGTTGTTTTGAATGATAGATTTATAAGACCCAAAAGTTCAGATTTAAAAAAGAGTCAAATAGTTAAATTTTTTGTAGAAAACTATCCAAAGTTGAGAATATTTAAAGTTCATGATATTGTTATTGAGCTGAATATACCAAAGGCAGAAAACATTGCAATGCTTGCTTTGGTATGCAAATATGGAATTTTACCTTTTTCTAAAGAAGAGATTCTGAAAGCATTAGAGCAGGTTTTAAGTTCTAAAATGTATGAAATAAATAAAATTTTGGTTGAAAATATTTACGAAAGGTATTAA
- the iorA gene encoding indolepyruvate ferredoxin oxidoreductase subunit alpha, with product MKKVLMGNEAVAYSLFINGVNVVVGYPGTPSTEVIETLKDFQDEDFYVEWSTNEKVALEIAAGASLAGARTVATMKQVGLNVAADPLLSLSVVGVEGGLIVFVADDPGPHSSQTEQDTRNFARFCNLPVFDPSSPKEAFELIKPAFEISEKYKLPVLFRMTTRVCHSNQSIEFEFKREKRKIKGFEKKPEWVILPALSYIKHMELEQKLQDMKKELSAYNRIEGRGKIGIVTGGISYFYVKEAIKGFEDLFSILKITVAHPLDEGFILEFAKDKEMLIFIEELDPVLEEEVKLILFENGRIISTYGKRNGYVPFAGELDVDKVRSIFYKILTDEGFLVKNTFTDGLQIPKRQAQLCAGCPHRNSFLIVKYAMKGKDVIFTGDIGCYTLGFAKPISTTDTCLCMGASITMAQGLKIADRSKKVIAFIGDSTFFHSGITGLVNSYYNRHNITICILDNLTTGMTGFQPHPGTGKKIYGEEGRKVSIEGIAKGIGVERILVIDPYSDFTENVDKVREFLKDDELGVIVFRRECANLKSRESYFKINQNCSNCKVCLQVTGCPALNEDENGNIFIDSTLCNGCGLCKSFCRYSAIEKVIKDD from the coding sequence ATGAAAAAAGTCTTGATGGGAAATGAAGCTGTAGCATATTCTCTTTTTATAAATGGTGTAAATGTTGTTGTTGGATATCCCGGCACACCCTCAACAGAGGTAATAGAAACGTTGAAAGATTTTCAGGATGAAGATTTTTATGTTGAATGGTCTACAAACGAAAAAGTAGCACTTGAAATAGCAGCAGGTGCAAGTCTTGCAGGTGCAAGAACTGTGGCTACTATGAAGCAGGTAGGGTTGAATGTTGCGGCAGACCCTCTTTTGTCTCTTTCAGTTGTAGGTGTAGAAGGAGGACTTATTGTATTTGTAGCAGATGACCCTGGACCTCATTCATCTCAGACAGAACAGGATACACGAAACTTTGCAAGATTTTGTAACTTGCCAGTTTTTGATCCTTCTTCTCCGAAAGAGGCATTTGAACTCATAAAACCTGCTTTTGAGATTTCAGAAAAATACAAGTTGCCTGTGCTTTTTCGGATGACAACACGAGTTTGTCATTCGAACCAGTCAATTGAGTTTGAATTCAAAAGAGAAAAGAGGAAGATTAAAGGGTTCGAGAAAAAGCCAGAGTGGGTTATTTTACCGGCACTTTCGTACATAAAACATATGGAACTTGAACAAAAACTTCAGGACATGAAAAAAGAGCTTTCTGCTTACAACAGAATTGAAGGCAGGGGAAAAATAGGGATTGTAACAGGTGGCATTTCATATTTTTACGTCAAAGAAGCTATAAAAGGTTTTGAAGATTTATTTTCAATCTTAAAGATTACAGTTGCACATCCCTTAGATGAAGGATTTATATTAGAATTTGCAAAGGATAAAGAAATGCTAATATTCATCGAAGAGCTTGACCCTGTTTTGGAAGAAGAAGTAAAACTAATACTTTTTGAAAATGGCAGAATCATCTCTACATATGGAAAACGAAATGGTTATGTCCCGTTTGCAGGTGAACTTGATGTTGACAAGGTAAGAAGCATTTTTTACAAAATACTTACTGATGAAGGATTTTTGGTTAAAAATACATTTACGGATGGTCTGCAAATTCCAAAAAGGCAGGCACAACTTTGTGCTGGATGTCCTCACAGAAACTCGTTTTTGATTGTAAAATATGCAATGAAGGGTAAAGATGTGATTTTTACAGGAGATATTGGGTGTTACACGCTCGGATTTGCTAAACCAATCTCAACGACTGATACCTGCCTTTGTATGGGAGCAAGCATCACAATGGCACAAGGTCTTAAAATTGCAGATAGATCAAAAAAGGTTATCGCTTTTATTGGAGATTCAACCTTTTTCCACAGCGGCATTACAGGTCTTGTAAATAGCTACTACAATAGGCACAATATAACCATATGCATTTTGGACAATCTGACAACTGGCATGACAGGGTTTCAACCTCATCCTGGAACTGGCAAGAAGATTTATGGGGAAGAAGGAAGGAAGGTAAGCATTGAAGGTATTGCAAAAGGAATAGGTGTTGAAAGAATTTTGGTGATTGACCCTTATTCAGATTTCACCGAGAATGTAGACAAAGTCAGAGAATTTTTGAAGGACGACGAACTTGGGGTGATAGTCTTTCGAAGAGAATGTGCTAACCTAAAATCAAGGGAAAGCTACTTTAAAATAAATCAGAATTGTTCTAATTGTAAAGTGTGTTTACAAGTAACAGGTTGTCCAGCTTTAAATGAGGACGAAAATGGTAATATTTTCATAGATTCAACCTTATGCAATGGTTGTGGACTTTGCAAGAGTTTTTGTCGGTATTCAGCAATAGAGAAGGTGATAAAAGATGATTAA
- the spoVT gene encoding stage V sporulation protein T, which yields MKATGIVRRIDDLGRVVIPKEIRRTLKIREGDPLEIYTDNEGEVILKKYSPIGEMGAFAKEYAETLHQVSGHIIIITDRDRVIAVAGASKKDYMDKPLSQELERVMEENSIIVVKSENDMSSIPIVEGDTTRYTAQIVSPILSEGSVIGSVIMCSTQSHVVMGDSEYKLVQAATSFFGKQLEQ from the coding sequence ATGAAGGCAACGGGAATTGTTAGAAGAATTGACGATTTAGGAAGGGTTGTAATTCCAAAAGAAATAAGAAGAACTCTTAAAATCAGAGAAGGTGACCCGCTTGAAATATATACTGATAACGAAGGGGAGGTAATATTAAAGAAATATTCTCCAATTGGCGAAATGGGGGCATTTGCTAAAGAATATGCTGAAACTCTTCATCAAGTAAGCGGTCATATTATAATCATCACTGATAGAGATAGAGTAATAGCTGTTGCAGGTGCTTCTAAAAAGGATTATATGGATAAACCATTAAGTCAAGAATTAGAAAGGGTTATGGAAGAAAATTCTATTATTGTGGTAAAATCTGAAAATGATATGAGTAGCATACCAATTGTTGAAGGCGATACAACAAGATATACTGCTCAGATAGTAAGCCCTATACTTTCTGAAGGAAGTGTAATCGGCAGCGTGATTATGTGTTCAACACAATCCCATGTTGTTATGGGTGACTCAGAGTACAAGCTTGTTCAAGCTGCAACATCTTTCTTTGGAAAACAACTTGAGCAGTAG
- a CDS encoding MFS transporter, with amino-acid sequence MFKLNADLTSDNSLRKSLNFVILGITFGIVFFNVTTGSPVAGFAKAIGFGDLMYGVMLALPVLGGVAQVFASYFLEKSKKRKLIFLISGFLHRLPWALIAILPLILGKGSYILLFFLILLMTISSISNSFTNVSFWSWINDLVPMHIRGRFFSRRATISTIVGMLSGLAIGKYLDLHNNLKGFSIIFVFAAIMGMLDIGCFFFVKDIPMKSQKQQIDLKMMFISTLKNDYFKKFMFFFVIWNFGLSIAGPYFNMYMIKNLKMSYFDIILLTQIVSNIVTIITLPYIGRVVDKIGNRPMLLLAASLLSLLPVVWCFTNENNYKYLVTLISIFAGMLWPIIDMSNNNLILKLSDQTQTSMYVGVINMFNAIFGTAIPIILGGYLIEDIAPHVVAFAKNYMHLNIATYHVAFFLSGFLRFLAVIYLKKNVKEPGAMSLKSVIKSKIKRV; translated from the coding sequence ATGTTCAAATTAAACGCAGACTTGACATCAGACAATTCTTTGCGCAAGAGTCTCAATTTTGTAATACTTGGTATTACATTTGGCATAGTCTTTTTTAATGTCACAACAGGGTCACCGGTTGCTGGATTTGCAAAAGCAATAGGATTTGGCGATCTGATGTATGGTGTAATGCTTGCACTGCCAGTACTTGGCGGTGTAGCGCAAGTTTTTGCATCTTATTTTCTTGAAAAATCAAAAAAAAGAAAGCTCATATTTTTAATAAGCGGATTTCTCCATAGGTTGCCGTGGGCGTTGATTGCCATTTTGCCGCTGATTTTAGGAAAAGGTTCGTATATCTTGCTGTTTTTCTTAATACTATTGATGACAATATCATCAATTTCTAACTCATTCACAAATGTTTCTTTTTGGTCGTGGATAAATGACTTAGTTCCAATGCATATAAGAGGCAGGTTCTTTTCAAGAAGAGCAACAATTTCCACCATAGTGGGAATGCTCAGCGGACTTGCCATTGGAAAATATTTAGATTTGCATAATAATCTCAAGGGATTTTCTATAATTTTTGTATTTGCTGCTATAATGGGAATGCTGGATATAGGTTGTTTCTTCTTTGTAAAAGATATTCCTATGAAAAGTCAGAAACAGCAAATTGATTTGAAAATGATGTTTATTTCTACCCTCAAAAATGATTACTTTAAAAAATTTATGTTCTTTTTTGTAATTTGGAACTTTGGACTTAGCATTGCAGGCCCTTATTTTAATATGTACATGATAAAAAACCTTAAAATGAGTTATTTTGATATAATTCTCCTGACCCAAATTGTAAGCAATATTGTAACCATAATAACATTGCCATACATAGGAAGAGTGGTAGATAAAATAGGTAATAGACCCATGCTCCTTTTGGCAGCAAGTCTTCTTTCTTTATTGCCGGTTGTGTGGTGTTTCACCAACGAAAACAATTATAAGTATTTAGTGACTTTAATAAGCATATTTGCAGGAATGCTCTGGCCTATAATTGATATGAGCAATAACAACCTAATTTTGAAATTATCTGACCAAACTCAAACGTCTATGTATGTTGGTGTTATAAATATGTTCAACGCAATATTCGGAACAGCTATTCCCATTATACTTGGAGGCTACCTTATAGAAGATATTGCACCACATGTTGTTGCCTTTGCAAAAAATTATATGCATTTAAATATAGCTACATACCATGTTGCATTTTTTCTCTCAGGATTTTTAAGATTCTTAGCTGTGATTTATCTTAAAAAGAATGTAAAAGAGCCAGGTGCAATGAGCCTTAAAAGCGTTATCAAAAGTAAAATCAAAAGAGTATAA
- a CDS encoding polyprenyl synthetase family protein yields the protein MISRKLEEYINLSQKNVEEHLDKILKEKSPEIIYQAMRYSVFAGGKRLRPLLCLLSYQMVSKDKEIDRKILDIASAIELIHTYSLIHDDLPAMDNDVLRRGKPTSHVVFGEAIAILAGDALLNLAAEVCLNWILNYGCEKNLVKAAKYLFWASGVEGMIGGQVIDITNSGQDIKSEELLFEMHLKKTSRLIQASCVCGALVAGAEDSVVSDLEEYGKNLGLAFQIRDDVLDVIGDSKKVGKSIGKDIKEKKNTFVTFYGLEEAQQLVKNYSQKAIDVIKKYDNSELLIELTNYLINREK from the coding sequence ATGATAAGTAGAAAGTTAGAGGAGTATATAAACCTTTCACAAAAGAATGTGGAAGAGCATTTAGACAAAATTTTAAAAGAAAAGTCCCCAGAGATAATATATCAGGCTATGCGATATAGTGTTTTTGCGGGAGGAAAAAGGTTGAGACCTTTGCTGTGTTTGCTTTCATATCAAATGGTTTCAAAAGACAAAGAAATTGATCGGAAAATTTTAGATATAGCATCTGCAATAGAGCTTATTCATACTTACTCTCTAATTCATGATGATCTTCCAGCAATGGACAATGATGTTTTGCGTAGAGGAAAACCTACAAGTCACGTAGTGTTTGGAGAAGCTATTGCAATTTTAGCAGGTGATGCACTTTTAAATTTGGCAGCAGAAGTTTGCCTGAATTGGATTTTAAACTACGGTTGCGAAAAGAATTTAGTAAAAGCTGCAAAATACCTGTTCTGGGCATCTGGCGTCGAAGGTATGATAGGTGGTCAGGTTATTGATATAACGAACTCTGGACAGGATATTAAAAGTGAAGAGCTTTTGTTTGAGATGCACTTGAAGAAAACCTCAAGATTGATTCAGGCATCGTGCGTATGCGGAGCTCTTGTAGCAGGTGCAGAAGATAGTGTTGTATCTGACTTGGAGGAATACGGGAAAAATCTTGGTCTTGCCTTTCAAATAAGAGATGATGTTTTGGATGTTATTGGTGACAGTAAAAAAGTGGGCAAGAGCATAGGAAAGGATATAAAGGAAAAGAAGAATACCTTTGTAACTTTTTATGGGTTGGAAGAAGCACAGCAGCTTGTTAAAAATTATTCTCAAAAAGCTATAGATGTGATAAAAAAATACGATAATTCAGAACTTCTTATAGAACTTACCAATTATTTGATAAACAGAGAAAAGTAG